The following proteins are co-located in the Imtechella halotolerans genome:
- a CDS encoding transposase — MFNTATSVETAYTKMAHWYKDVENTGFRAFNTIANTITVNYRSILNYFINRSTNASAESFNAKIKAFRSQFRGVRNIEFFLYRLTKIFA, encoded by the coding sequence ATATTCAATACAGCAACCTCTGTCGAGACCGCATATACTAAAATGGCGCATTGGTACAAAGATGTAGAAAATACAGGTTTTAGGGCATTCAATACCATTGCAAACACCATAACAGTTAATTACAGATCCATCCTGAATTATTTTATAAACAGAAGCACAAACGCTTCCGCTGAATCATTCAATGCTAAAATAAAAGCTTTTAGAAGTCAATTCAGAGGGGTTAGAAACATAGAATTCTTCCTATATAGATTGACCAAAATATTTGCGTAA